The following coding sequences lie in one bacterium genomic window:
- a CDS encoding polysaccharide deacetylase family protein: MMRLNRIAPFFAWGWKIRTERPGTIAITFDDGPDPRTTPFLLRVLDDLQLKCTMFVIGQKCIKQAALLREISSAGHHIACHGFVHTRHSFRTAKFLLNSINQTQITLAEAGVSMAKAFRAPYGSIDLSTHLKVTKAGLQPVLWSVHIADWKASDSNILLSRTRRVLHDQMILLLHDGHPASTALGPTLHFLKSEIEKRRWLAVPLPETSRKSEAC, from the coding sequence ATGATGCGACTAAACCGAATTGCGCCCTTTTTCGCTTGGGGATGGAAGATTCGTACAGAAAGACCTGGGACTATTGCAATTACGTTTGACGACGGTCCTGATCCAAGGACTACACCATTTCTTCTAAGAGTACTCGATGACTTGCAATTGAAATGCACTATGTTTGTTATCGGTCAGAAGTGCATTAAACAAGCCGCCTTGTTGAGAGAGATTTCTTCAGCAGGTCATCATATAGCCTGCCATGGATTCGTTCACACTCGACACTCCTTTCGTACGGCGAAATTCCTGCTGAACAGCATCAACCAAACTCAGATCACCTTGGCGGAAGCGGGCGTTAGCATGGCGAAGGCATTTCGTGCACCTTACGGCTCTATCGATTTGTCAACACATCTGAAGGTGACCAAAGCTGGTTTACAGCCTGTATTGTGGTCTGTTCATATTGCGGATTGGAAGGCTTCAGATTCAAACATACTGCTTTCAAGGACGCGAAGGGTACTGCATGATCAAATGATCCTGCTCTTGCATGACGGTCATCCAGCAAGCACAGCTTTAGGTCCCACACTCCACTTCCTGAAGAGTGAGATAGAAAAGCGTCGCTGGTTAGCCGTACCCTTGCCAGAGACGTCGCGCAAGTCGGAGGCATGTTGA
- a CDS encoding glycosyltransferase, with product MLITGFAVVSSLLHFFAGIAISLALLKKRPRLDASPLISIVVPARNEAHNLPRLFGSLRKLHYPADKIELILVNDDSTDDTEQVAENLGRSLPFKLRVIRAEHGPRETLPPTKTLPLAQGIDAATGDFVLMTDGDCEVNPGWAQDIVAHFQPGVGLVCGVTLPDYKLSPDSVTKLETVDWALLLGVCAGMCRLGSPLALVGNNYAVRREAYHDIGTFRRIPHNRIDDIALFRAVTESKKWRPAFAVTHGATVATLPVSSMRSIVTQRYRWMEGFAAVTGAGKLLFAFGLLNHLLWPLAFLLPFPLGIFIVMAVLVGDWMVISTCLLRLRRDGLTLAIIGYPLFAFAYGWKLVSALFRRPEVTWKERKFA from the coding sequence ATGTTGATTACAGGATTTGCAGTAGTATCAAGTTTGCTGCATTTCTTTGCAGGCATCGCAATCTCACTTGCGCTTTTGAAGAAAAGACCACGGCTTGATGCCTCACCATTGATATCAATTGTGGTTCCTGCTCGCAATGAGGCTCACAATCTGCCTCGACTTTTTGGATCTCTTCGCAAGCTGCATTATCCTGCCGACAAGATTGAACTCATTCTCGTTAACGACGACTCTACGGACGACACAGAGCAAGTCGCCGAGAACCTCGGGAGATCATTGCCGTTCAAGTTGCGTGTCATCCGTGCTGAACACGGTCCTCGGGAGACCTTGCCGCCAACGAAAACACTCCCTCTAGCACAGGGGATAGATGCCGCAACAGGCGACTTTGTCCTGATGACAGACGGGGACTGTGAAGTCAACCCGGGTTGGGCACAAGACATCGTTGCACATTTCCAGCCGGGTGTTGGACTAGTCTGTGGTGTCACGTTGCCCGATTATAAGTTGTCGCCGGATTCCGTGACGAAGCTCGAGACAGTGGATTGGGCACTTCTACTGGGTGTTTGTGCCGGTATGTGCCGTCTTGGCAGTCCATTGGCCCTCGTTGGAAATAACTACGCAGTTCGTCGTGAAGCTTATCACGATATTGGAACTTTTCGCAGGATTCCTCATAACCGCATTGACGACATCGCGCTTTTCCGCGCAGTAACGGAGTCCAAAAAGTGGCGACCTGCATTTGCAGTCACACATGGTGCTACCGTTGCAACACTCCCTGTCTCCAGCATGCGGTCCATAGTTACTCAGAGGTATCGCTGGATGGAGGGATTTGCGGCGGTTACTGGCGCTGGCAAGCTCTTGTTCGCTTTTGGACTTCTCAATCACCTGCTCTGGCCACTTGCGTTTCTGCTTCCCTTTCCTTTGGGGATCTTCATTGTAATGGCAGTACTGGTCGGAGACTGGATGGTCATCTCCACTTGTCTCCTTCGGCTGCGTCGCGATGGACTTACGCTCGCAATCATCGGGTATCCACTGTTTGCGTTTGCTTACGGATGGAAGCTGGTTAGCGCGCTTTTCCGAAGGCCTGAAGTCACATGGAAGGAGCGAAAGTTCGCCTGA
- the pgsW gene encoding poly-gamma-glutamate system protein codes for MAFRPSLRSIWTLIAMAVVCYGLYLWAEFNIVEVKQPHYDQKLAAAQLMNESMNALAASPARNFEAIESYGDPRLDALVGQQFSTITTDIGSFEAKLNGLNPNFAAAAVQILLEAGLKSGDEVAVAMTGSNPGANLAVLCACEVLGVKANTITSIGSTWWGANDPLFTWVDMQRLLIDKKTLSAKAVAASRGGLDDAATGLSSAGRAELEAAAHRAGLPLLTAESADQAAKVWWESFKGAIKGPKYAAYINIGEGVASTGHSENGRLLSDGVHRRLPARNWPARGAMHLAADEGVQVIHLYDMTRVARNYGLGAPRIPLAEPGFGDVFTTERYDVRVAAAALLLALAALFTLIRIDAKYFRLADAGVDPESLL; via the coding sequence ATGGCGTTTAGGCCAAGTCTTCGATCCATTTGGACGCTTATTGCAATGGCGGTGGTTTGCTACGGACTCTACCTGTGGGCCGAATTCAATATCGTAGAAGTGAAGCAACCGCACTACGATCAGAAACTTGCCGCTGCCCAGTTAATGAATGAGTCCATGAACGCTCTTGCCGCGAGTCCCGCAAGGAATTTTGAAGCAATTGAGTCTTATGGCGATCCTCGATTGGATGCTCTTGTAGGCCAACAGTTTTCGACGATTACAACTGATATTGGCAGCTTTGAAGCTAAGCTCAATGGGCTGAATCCGAATTTCGCTGCTGCGGCCGTACAAATTCTTTTGGAGGCTGGGCTAAAGTCAGGCGATGAGGTCGCCGTCGCGATGACCGGATCAAATCCCGGAGCAAATCTTGCTGTACTATGCGCTTGCGAAGTCCTCGGAGTTAAAGCCAATACCATCACATCGATCGGCTCGACTTGGTGGGGGGCAAACGATCCCCTTTTCACGTGGGTTGACATGCAGCGCTTGTTAATCGACAAGAAGACCCTCTCTGCGAAAGCGGTAGCTGCATCACGTGGCGGCCTTGATGATGCTGCAACAGGACTCTCAAGTGCTGGTCGAGCAGAACTGGAAGCCGCTGCCCATCGGGCTGGTCTACCTCTGCTGACCGCAGAATCTGCCGATCAAGCCGCGAAAGTCTGGTGGGAATCGTTTAAGGGAGCTATCAAGGGTCCGAAATATGCGGCATACATAAACATCGGCGAAGGGGTAGCCAGCACAGGTCATTCAGAGAATGGGAGATTACTTTCAGATGGCGTGCATCGCCGACTGCCTGCCCGGAACTGGCCTGCACGTGGCGCAATGCACCTTGCGGCTGATGAAGGTGTTCAAGTAATTCATCTCTACGATATGACACGAGTTGCCAGAAACTACGGTCTTGGCGCGCCCAGAATTCCACTTGCAGAGCCTGGTTTTGGCGATGTCTTTACGACGGAAAGGTACGATGTACGCGTGGCTGCCGCCGCGCTCTTGCTTGCTTTAGCGGCGCTATTCACACTAATTCGTATCGATGCCAAGTATTTTCGTCTTGCCGACGCGGGCGTTGATCCTGAGTCATTACTTTAA
- the pgsC gene encoding poly-gamma-glutamate biosynthesis protein PgsC has protein sequence MIELTIGLGVLISLLFHELVGAAAGGIVVPGYIAMHLNDPARMVGTFSVAFIAYLCIRLVSRFMFVYGRRRMVLAIMFGFIFGYLSRNLVLNDVMVADIRLEAIGFIIPGLIANWFERQGVVKTLAMMLIAAPIVKLLVIVVTGGVIYHGV, from the coding sequence ATGATTGAGCTTACTATTGGCCTTGGTGTCTTAATCAGCTTGCTTTTTCACGAGCTGGTGGGCGCAGCGGCCGGCGGTATTGTCGTCCCCGGCTATATTGCGATGCATTTGAACGATCCGGCTCGCATGGTTGGTACTTTCTCGGTTGCCTTCATTGCGTACCTTTGTATTCGGTTAGTCTCCCGATTCATGTTCGTTTATGGGCGACGTAGAATGGTTCTCGCTATTATGTTCGGCTTTATTTTCGGCTATCTTAGCAGAAACCTCGTCTTGAATGACGTCATGGTTGCTGATATTCGACTTGAGGCAATTGGCTTCATTATCCCTGGACTAATTGCAAACTGGTTTGAACGCCAGGGAGTAGTGAAGACTCTTGCCATGATGCTGATCGCTGCGCCTATTGTTAAGCTCTTGGTTATCGTGGTTACGGGCGGAGTGATATACCATGGCGTTTAG